One genomic region from Spirulina subsalsa PCC 9445 encodes:
- a CDS encoding serine/threonine-protein kinase: MSFPPSNLSQFHNDVFRDTELGQLCGTKQLFRDRYLVLRMLGRGGFGVTFLARDLRLPAKPFCVIKQLCPRVSEAKALETARRRFQREAKTLAALGSHSQIPCLLDYFVVGEDFYLVQEYIRGATLARLVRRQGCQSEVIVKRILRETLLLLDYVHQQGVIHRDVKPQNIILAQDRRLVLIDFGAVKQELMQIDNSSKGVTTHFVGTVGFAPPEQFALRPVYASDIYALGVTCLYLLTGKAPLDFKSDRATGELKWQDRIELSRPFARILEKILKPSLAERYQSVQEVLRDLERMSPQNDLNQCMNAQVTPRKTPQDSPTPPRSEKARLAEAIRDWNKRHNQERLIHSSN, from the coding sequence ATGTCTTTTCCTCCCTCGAATTTATCGCAGTTTCATAATGATGTCTTCCGAGACACGGAACTTGGTCAACTGTGCGGAACAAAACAACTGTTTCGCGATCGCTACCTAGTCTTAAGAATGCTGGGTCGTGGGGGTTTTGGGGTTACGTTTTTAGCCCGGGATTTACGTTTACCCGCGAAACCCTTCTGTGTGATCAAACAACTTTGTCCGCGAGTGAGTGAAGCAAAAGCCCTAGAAACGGCACGTCGGCGCTTTCAACGAGAAGCTAAAACCTTAGCCGCCCTCGGTAGTCATTCCCAGATTCCCTGTCTCTTGGATTATTTTGTCGTCGGGGAGGATTTCTATTTAGTTCAAGAGTATATCCGGGGGGCTACTTTAGCCCGTTTAGTCCGTCGGCAGGGGTGCCAGTCGGAGGTGATTGTCAAGCGGATTTTGCGGGAGACACTCCTGTTATTGGATTATGTCCATCAACAGGGGGTTATTCACCGAGACGTTAAACCGCAAAATATTATTCTGGCTCAAGATCGTCGTTTGGTGTTGATTGATTTTGGGGCGGTGAAACAAGAATTAATGCAGATTGATAATTCTTCTAAGGGGGTGACGACGCATTTTGTGGGAACAGTGGGTTTTGCACCCCCTGAACAATTTGCCCTGCGTCCGGTTTATGCTAGTGATATTTACGCTTTAGGGGTGACGTGTTTGTATTTGCTGACGGGGAAAGCGCCCTTGGATTTTAAGAGCGATCGCGCCACTGGGGAGTTAAAATGGCAAGACCGCATAGAATTAAGTCGTCCCTTTGCTCGGATTTTAGAGAAAATCCTCAAACCTTCCTTAGCCGAACGCTATCAAAGTGTGCAGGAAGTCTTACGAGATTTAGAGAGAATGTCCCCCCAAAACGACCTAAATCAGTGCATGAATGCCCAAGTCACCCCCCGCAAGACTCCACAGGATAGCCCTACCCCACCCCGTTCAGAAAAAGCCCGTCTTGCGGAAGCCATCCGCGACTGGAATAAACGCCATAATCAAGAGCGTTTAATTCATAGTTCTAATTAG
- a CDS encoding DUF561 domain-containing protein: MTVELQQALAQHRALKVISGLQNFDPERVAAVVKAATLGGATFVDIAADPELVKMVKGLTNLPICVSAVEPAKFVQAVEAGADLIEIGNFDSFYAQGRRFEAPEVLELTRQTRAVLPQILLSVTVPHILELDQQVALAEELVAAGADIIQTEGGTSSQPRHPGVLGLIEKAAPTLAAAASISKAVSVPVLCASGLSDVTVPMAIAAGASGVGVGSAINQLNDPVAMVAAVRRLVDALGTVQLVVY, encoded by the coding sequence ATGACTGTAGAATTGCAACAAGCTTTAGCTCAACATCGCGCCCTGAAAGTCATTAGCGGATTACAGAATTTTGATCCGGAGCGTGTGGCCGCTGTGGTCAAAGCCGCAACCCTCGGCGGTGCGACTTTTGTTGATATCGCCGCCGACCCAGAATTAGTAAAAATGGTTAAAGGGTTGACAAATCTCCCCATTTGTGTATCTGCCGTTGAACCCGCTAAATTTGTGCAAGCCGTGGAAGCGGGGGCGGATTTAATTGAAATCGGTAATTTTGATAGTTTTTATGCCCAAGGGCGGCGGTTTGAAGCCCCCGAAGTTCTGGAACTGACCCGACAAACCCGCGCTGTATTGCCCCAGATTCTGTTATCTGTCACCGTTCCCCACATTCTGGAGTTAGATCAACAGGTGGCACTGGCTGAGGAGTTGGTGGCGGCTGGGGCGGATATTATTCAAACGGAAGGCGGCACAAGCAGTCAACCCCGGCATCCGGGGGTTTTGGGGTTAATTGAAAAAGCGGCGCCCACTTTAGCGGCGGCGGCCTCGATTTCTAAAGCGGTATCGGTTCCGGTGTTGTGTGCGTCGGGTTTATCGGATGTGACGGTTCCTATGGCGATCGCCGCCGGAGCCTCTGGGGTGGGGGTTGGTTCGGCCATTAACCAACTCAATGATCCTGTGGCAATGGTGGCCGCCGTTCGTCGTCTGGTGGACGCATTAGGCACTGTTCAGCTTGTTGTTTATTAG
- a CDS encoding sensor histidine kinase, with protein sequence MFDCSACDLTSALSPLLFHRQTLDLLLAELLEGLQMAPVPSQIWLKCGELRTWQGRVRQYQEQVGSPTEVYCCWEKGMGEDWGEMIPFQVGDTRASDSFVVIQSPVVVMVLVVQPKPSQSSYFQGWCSFDPQVAIAMLQEIQQHLVISDDTPKDLLVEMVPESLPPPPSPWLTALWLNTLQSLELSHTLTPQSPPRDGEDVGVTQLLQQVLGELSPPLTRMKTALGLLNSPQLKPSQRERYLILLQQECDRQQSLIKGVRSLLELDQPPSETPPPHLYIEQILPGIVSTYQPLAMEQGIQLGYTIPVGLPPIHCPEAWFRSIVWHLLNNSLQYTPPQGRVYVLASLQGEYIQLAFEDTGIGIASHHLPKIFDSFYRGNPDLHSHKMGVGLGLTIVQRLLIRCGGSISVQSQLKQGSTFKVLFPCAKSATP encoded by the coding sequence ATGTTTGACTGTTCTGCTTGTGATTTAACTTCTGCTCTGTCTCCCCTCCTTTTCCATCGGCAAACCCTTGACCTGCTGTTAGCAGAACTGTTAGAGGGTTTACAGATGGCACCTGTGCCTAGCCAAATCTGGCTAAAATGTGGGGAGTTGAGGACTTGGCAGGGAAGGGTTCGACAGTATCAGGAACAAGTGGGGAGTCCGACAGAGGTTTATTGTTGTTGGGAAAAGGGAATGGGGGAAGACTGGGGGGAGATGATTCCCTTTCAGGTGGGGGATACAAGGGCGAGTGATAGTTTTGTGGTCATTCAGTCTCCGGTGGTGGTGATGGTGTTGGTGGTGCAACCGAAACCGTCGCAAAGCAGCTATTTTCAAGGGTGGTGTAGTTTTGATCCTCAAGTGGCGATCGCCATGTTGCAAGAAATTCAACAACATCTGGTAATTTCCGACGACACCCCCAAAGATTTGTTAGTGGAAATGGTGCCGGAATCCCTCCCCCCTCCCCCCTCCCCTTGGTTAACGGCTTTGTGGCTGAATACCTTACAATCTCTTGAGTTAAGCCATACCCTCACCCCCCAATCCCCCCCAAGAGATGGCGAAGATGTCGGGGTCACTCAACTGTTGCAACAGGTGTTAGGGGAACTGAGTCCCCCCCTCACGCGGATGAAAACAGCGCTGGGATTACTCAACTCTCCCCAACTCAAACCCTCCCAACGAGAGCGTTATTTAATTTTGTTACAGCAAGAGTGCGATCGCCAACAATCTCTCATTAAAGGGGTTCGTTCCCTACTCGAATTAGATCAACCCCCCTCAGAAACCCCACCCCCCCACTTATACATTGAGCAAATTCTCCCCGGCATTGTTAGCACCTACCAACCTCTGGCCATGGAACAGGGAATTCAACTGGGTTATACCATTCCTGTGGGTTTACCCCCCATTCACTGTCCTGAAGCGTGGTTTCGTTCCATCGTCTGGCATTTACTCAACAATAGTTTACAATACACCCCCCCTCAAGGTAGAGTATACGTCCTAGCCTCTTTACAAGGGGAATATATTCAACTCGCCTTTGAAGATACTGGAATTGGCATCGCTTCCCATCATCTACCCAAAATTTTTGACAGTTTTTATCGCGGAAATCCCGATCTCCACAGCCACAAAATGGGCGTGGGTTTGGGTTTGACCATCGTACAACGTCTGTTAATTCGCTGCGGGGGGTCTATTTCAGTCCAAAGTCAGTTAAAGCAAGGTTCGACCTTTAAAGTATTATTTCCTTGTGCGAAAAGTGCCACCCCTTAA
- the fabD gene encoding ACP S-malonyltransferase: MTKTAWIFPGQGSQKLGMAEDLADLPQAQSYFEKAEKILGWSVLDLCQQDETQLNQTLYTQPCLYVIESILADLLTQQGQTPQMVAGHSLGEYVALYAARVFDFATGLELVQRRATLMDATAGGKMVALIGFKREELQQELDKNSDVVLANDNSDAQVVISGTPSAVDELLTHIKAKRALPLNVSGAFHSPLMASAAAEFQTALDGVSFSEATVPVLSNVNPTPSTSSEELKSRLVQQMTGSVRWREIMAQMAREGVEQVIEIGPGQVLTGLFKRGYSQISRVNVSRFADLKSVVE; encoded by the coding sequence ATGACTAAAACCGCATGGATTTTTCCCGGACAAGGCTCACAAAAACTCGGCATGGCCGAAGACTTAGCCGACCTGCCCCAAGCGCAATCCTACTTTGAAAAAGCCGAAAAAATCTTAGGCTGGTCTGTCCTTGACCTCTGCCAACAAGACGAAACCCAACTGAATCAAACCCTCTACACTCAACCCTGTTTATACGTCATTGAATCCATCCTCGCCGACCTCCTCACCCAACAAGGTCAAACCCCCCAAATGGTCGCCGGACACAGTTTAGGTGAATACGTCGCCCTCTACGCCGCCCGCGTCTTTGACTTCGCCACAGGTCTAGAATTAGTCCAACGCCGCGCCACCCTCATGGATGCCACAGCCGGAGGAAAAATGGTCGCCCTGATTGGCTTTAAACGTGAAGAATTGCAACAAGAACTTGACAAAAATTCTGATGTTGTGTTAGCCAATGACAACAGCGACGCACAAGTAGTGATTTCCGGGACCCCCAGCGCCGTTGACGAACTGCTAACCCACATCAAAGCCAAGCGCGCTCTCCCGTTGAATGTATCTGGAGCCTTCCACTCCCCCTTAATGGCAAGCGCCGCCGCCGAATTCCAAACCGCCCTAGATGGGGTTTCCTTCAGTGAGGCAACCGTTCCGGTGTTATCCAATGTTAACCCAACCCCTAGCACCAGTAGCGAAGAACTGAAAAGCCGCCTAGTGCAGCAGATGACAGGTTCTGTGCGTTGGCGGGAAATTATGGCACAAATGGCCAGGGAAGGGGTAGAACAGGTGATTGAAATTGGACCCGGGCAGGTTTTAACAGGTTTGTTCAAACGGGGTTACTCTCAAATCAGCCGGGTCAATGTGAGCCGTTTTGCGGATCTGAAAAGTGTTGTAGAGTAG
- the plsX gene encoding phosphate acyltransferase PlsX, which translates to MGSTRERIAVDAMGGDHAPGEIVAGAVRAAEELDVEVLLVGDPEQIQVQLDLHGHSKNLEIVEAEDAIAMDEEATGVRRKPKASINVAMDLVKQNRADAVISAGHSGAVMAAALLRLGRIKGIDRPAIGAVFPTLLAGKSVIILDVGANVDCRPKYLEQFALMGTIYSKYVMGVENPQIGLLNIGEESCKGNDLALKTYELLTKNPAIPFIGNAEGRDVLSGRFDVIVCDGFVGNVLLKFAEAIGGVLLQTMREELPQGLNGQLAMGLLKPNLKRLKQRIDHAEYGGALLFGVDGVCIIGHGSSQAPSVFNAIRLAKEAISNDVSERIRDYYSKGVKAGQTL; encoded by the coding sequence ATGGGATCGACACGCGAAAGAATTGCTGTAGACGCGATGGGGGGCGATCATGCCCCCGGCGAAATCGTGGCGGGTGCTGTGCGCGCCGCCGAAGAATTAGATGTTGAGGTCTTGCTAGTCGGCGACCCGGAACAGATTCAAGTGCAATTGGATCTACATGGTCACTCCAAAAATCTCGAAATTGTCGAGGCGGAGGATGCGATCGCCATGGACGAAGAAGCAACGGGAGTCCGTCGGAAACCCAAGGCTTCGATCAATGTGGCGATGGATTTAGTCAAACAGAATCGCGCCGATGCGGTAATTTCTGCGGGACATTCTGGGGCAGTGATGGCGGCCGCCCTGCTGCGTCTGGGTCGCATTAAGGGCATTGACCGCCCGGCGATTGGTGCCGTCTTCCCCACCCTCTTGGCCGGAAAGTCGGTGATTATTCTGGATGTGGGGGCCAATGTAGACTGTCGTCCGAAGTACCTCGAACAGTTTGCTCTCATGGGAACGATTTACAGTAAGTATGTGATGGGGGTGGAAAATCCTCAAATCGGCTTGCTGAATATCGGCGAGGAATCCTGCAAGGGCAATGATTTAGCCCTGAAAACCTACGAACTCCTGACGAAAAATCCCGCGATTCCCTTTATTGGCAATGCGGAAGGTCGAGATGTGTTGTCGGGCCGTTTTGATGTGATTGTCTGTGATGGTTTTGTGGGCAATGTGTTGTTAAAGTTTGCCGAAGCCATTGGGGGGGTACTGTTACAAACCATGCGGGAAGAACTGCCCCAAGGTTTGAATGGACAACTGGCGATGGGGTTACTCAAACCCAATTTAAAACGCCTGAAACAACGGATTGACCACGCCGAATATGGCGGGGCGTTGTTGTTTGGGGTGGATGGGGTTTGCATCATCGGACATGGAAGTTCTCAGGCGCCTTCGGTGTTTAATGCCATTCGACTGGCGAAGGAAGCGATTAGTAATGATGTTTCTGAGCGGATTCGGGATTACTATAGCAAAGGGGTAAAAGCGGGGCAAACCCTTTAA
- a CDS encoding TdeIII family type II restriction endonuclease codes for MEYLFDLKSPQPNRGDGSRFNKQLLEWYAYRLCQNPAIQIQARIVFPYNPYISQEWWSVNGSKVSPLEEHQDVWIGDEFWGFCSGQSNTWEIILAAFIELGEDEQFIKKYRRFFSLNDKADK; via the coding sequence ATAGAATACCTCTTTGATTTAAAATCTCCTCAGCCTAATCGAGGAGATGGCAGTCGTTTTAATAAACAACTTCTCGAATGGTATGCCTATAGATTATGCCAAAACCCAGCCATTCAAATACAAGCCCGGATTGTCTTTCCTTATAACCCTTATATTTCTCAAGAATGGTGGTCAGTGAATGGGTCTAAAGTCTCTCCGTTAGAGGAACATCAGGATGTGTGGATTGGCGATGAGTTTTGGGGTTTTTGTTCAGGTCAATCTAACACATGGGAGATTATTCTAGCCGCTTTTATTGAGTTGGGAGAAGATGAGCAATTTATTAAAAAGTATCGCCGATTTTTTAGCCTGAACGATAAAGCAGACAAGTAG
- the pstB gene encoding phosphate ABC transporter ATP-binding protein PstB produces MTVNNELIDQPQAFSDSTSVIDVEDWNVYYGDFHALKSIFLKVPKNKVTAFIGPSGCGKSTLLRCFNRLNDLIPSFHATGRMTYHGQDLYGSNVDAVQVRRNIGMVFQKPNPFPKSIYDNIAYGVRVNGIKGDMDEIVEQSLRRAALWDEVKDKLKQNGTAISGGQQQRLCIARAIAVQPDVVLMDEPCASLDPISTLKIEELIHQLKENYTIIIVTHNMQQASRVADLTAFFNVRVVNDKRQGYLAEVDRTEIIFQNPKEEATQQYVSGRFG; encoded by the coding sequence ATGACTGTAAACAATGAACTGATTGATCAACCTCAAGCCTTTAGTGACAGTACATCCGTTATTGATGTAGAAGATTGGAACGTCTATTATGGCGATTTCCACGCCTTAAAAAGTATTTTCTTAAAAGTCCCCAAAAACAAAGTAACCGCTTTTATTGGCCCGTCTGGTTGTGGAAAAAGTACCCTCTTGCGCTGTTTTAACCGTTTAAACGATTTAATCCCCAGTTTCCACGCTACAGGACGTATGACCTATCATGGTCAGGATCTCTACGGTTCCAACGTGGACGCGGTACAGGTGCGTCGTAACATTGGGATGGTATTCCAGAAACCCAATCCCTTCCCCAAATCCATCTATGACAATATCGCCTATGGGGTGCGGGTGAATGGAATTAAAGGGGATATGGATGAAATTGTGGAGCAGTCCCTACGCCGAGCGGCCTTATGGGATGAGGTGAAAGACAAGCTGAAACAAAACGGTACCGCCATTTCTGGGGGACAACAACAACGGCTTTGTATTGCGCGCGCGATCGCGGTTCAGCCCGATGTCGTCCTAATGGATGAACCCTGTGCCTCCCTTGACCCCATTTCCACCCTCAAAATTGAAGAACTGATCCACCAACTCAAAGAAAACTACACCATTATCATCGTCACCCACAATATGCAGCAAGCCTCACGGGTGGCAGATTTAACCGCCTTCTTCAATGTGCGGGTCGTCAATGACAAACGTCAAGGCTATTTAGCCGAAGTAGACCGCACCGAGATTATTTTCCAGAATCCCAAGGAAGAAGCTACTCAGCAATATGTGAGTGGTCGTTTCGGTTAA
- a CDS encoding beta-ketoacyl-ACP synthase 3, producing MSNTGAGIVVIGSGSAAPTTLLNNDQLSQVVETSDEWIATRTGIRARRLVGPEGSLSAIASQAAQQAITMAGLTAQDIDLIVLATSTPDDLFGTAGKIQGEIGATRAVAFDLTAACSGFVFGLVTVAQFLRTGVYRNAVLIGADVLSRWVDWSDRGTCVLFGDGAGAVVLQRTEERDRLLGFELCSDGSLNHTLNLAYQGTAHPLTSDVTISQGQYQPITMNGREIYRFAVAKVPEVISKSLFRAQLTVEDLDWLLLHQANQRIMDAVAQRLKLPPEKVLSNLAKYGNTSAASIPLALDEAVREGKVKAGDKIAIAGFGAGLNWGAAIIEWGLV from the coding sequence TTGAGTAATACAGGGGCGGGGATTGTGGTTATTGGAAGCGGTTCAGCAGCACCGACGACCCTCCTCAATAATGACCAGTTGAGTCAAGTGGTAGAGACTTCTGATGAATGGATTGCGACTCGCACCGGGATTCGGGCGCGTCGTCTGGTGGGGCCGGAGGGGTCTTTAAGTGCGATCGCCTCCCAAGCCGCCCAACAAGCCATCACGATGGCCGGACTCACTGCCCAAGATATTGATTTAATCGTTTTGGCGACCTCCACCCCCGATGATTTATTTGGGACGGCGGGGAAGATTCAAGGGGAAATCGGCGCAACGCGAGCCGTGGCGTTTGATTTGACAGCCGCTTGTTCGGGGTTTGTCTTTGGTTTAGTGACAGTTGCCCAGTTTTTGCGGACGGGGGTTTATCGCAATGCGGTATTAATTGGGGCCGATGTCCTCTCCCGTTGGGTGGACTGGTCAGACCGGGGAACTTGTGTATTATTTGGCGATGGGGCGGGCGCTGTGGTGTTGCAAAGAACGGAAGAGCGCGATCGCCTGTTAGGATTCGAGTTGTGTAGTGATGGCAGCCTAAATCATACCCTTAACCTAGCCTATCAAGGAACCGCCCATCCCCTCACCTCTGATGTCACCATTAGTCAGGGGCAGTATCAACCTATTACGATGAATGGCCGGGAAATCTACCGTTTTGCCGTGGCTAAGGTGCCAGAGGTGATTTCTAAGTCCCTCTTCCGGGCCCAGTTAACGGTGGAGGATTTAGATTGGTTATTACTCCATCAAGCCAATCAGCGCATTATGGATGCGGTCGCCCAACGACTCAAACTTCCCCCGGAAAAGGTGTTAAGCAACCTAGCGAAGTATGGCAACACCTCGGCCGCCTCGATTCCCTTAGCCCTGGATGAAGCGGTACGAGAGGGGAAAGTGAAGGCCGGGGATAAAATTGCGATCGCCGGATTTGGGGCGGGCTTAAATTGGGGCGCGGCCATCATCGAGTGGGGTCTAGTTTAA
- a CDS encoding DNA cytosine methyltransferase, translated as MKTLEAVQLQLPLNLAVHSSRFTFIDLFAGIGGFRIALNNLGGSCLAYSEIDKEALKVYQANHLSYLNQDEISLGDITQVDQLPTGVDIVVGGVPCQPWSVAGKLKGFDDPRGKLWFNVISLLAKSQPKSFIFENVRGLASPKNRENLEFLIQQFEQIGYRVYWEVINAYDFGLPQNRERVFIVGIHQRIKGHDQYRFPAPLKTNPRLLDILDPKQFDLEPIEKVKLDPDILFGGVIPPSRNRFQKDDELNDFFVFSDLRNGHTTIHSWDLIKTTAREKMICLTILKNRRRKQYGEKDGNPLSYDDLSQLISGLKVEELEALVEKKILRKTVEPKYEFVNSKNMSGINGVYRVFLPTSTTLPTLTATGAKDFIATRSIHGDNPEDYKRAFLTQIYRKGKYLPIVAKHACRLQGFPDDFKYHPREEVAKKQFGNAVPVPVVEFVAKELLKVLLI; from the coding sequence ATGAAGACTTTAGAGGCAGTTCAACTCCAGTTACCCTTAAATTTAGCCGTCCATTCATCACGATTTACCTTTATTGATCTGTTTGCGGGGATTGGCGGCTTTAGAATTGCTTTAAACAACTTAGGGGGTTCTTGTTTAGCCTACTCGGAAATTGACAAAGAAGCTCTAAAAGTTTATCAAGCGAATCATCTTAGTTATTTAAATCAAGATGAAATTAGTTTAGGGGATATTACCCAAGTTGACCAGTTACCGACGGGTGTAGATATAGTGGTGGGGGGAGTCCCTTGTCAGCCTTGGTCTGTTGCGGGGAAGTTGAAGGGGTTTGATGATCCCAGGGGGAAATTGTGGTTTAATGTGATTTCTTTACTGGCAAAAAGTCAACCCAAAAGCTTTATTTTTGAAAATGTTAGAGGACTCGCCAGCCCGAAAAACCGGGAGAATCTGGAATTTTTAATCCAGCAGTTTGAGCAAATTGGCTATAGGGTATATTGGGAAGTTATCAATGCCTATGATTTTGGACTGCCTCAAAATAGAGAACGGGTGTTTATTGTGGGGATTCATCAGAGGATTAAGGGGCATGATCAATATCGGTTTCCTGCGCCGTTAAAAACCAATCCAAGGCTTTTAGATATTTTAGATCCAAAGCAATTTGATTTAGAACCTATCGAGAAAGTTAAGCTAGATCCAGATATTCTTTTTGGGGGCGTTATCCCACCCTCTCGCAATCGCTTTCAAAAAGATGATGAATTGAACGATTTTTTTGTATTTTCTGACTTACGAAATGGACACACCACGATTCATTCTTGGGACTTAATTAAAACTACGGCGCGAGAGAAAATGATCTGTTTAACGATTTTGAAGAATAGAAGGCGTAAGCAGTACGGGGAAAAAGACGGTAATCCTTTGTCTTATGATGATTTAAGTCAATTGATTTCTGGGCTTAAGGTTGAGGAGTTGGAGGCGTTAGTTGAGAAAAAGATATTAAGAAAAACGGTTGAGCCTAAGTATGAGTTTGTTAATTCTAAAAATATGTCGGGAATTAATGGGGTTTATCGTGTTTTTCTGCCTACCTCTACCACTCTGCCGACGTTAACCGCAACGGGTGCAAAGGATTTTATTGCTACTCGCTCTATTCATGGTGACAATCCAGAGGATTATAAGCGGGCGTTTTTAACACAGATTTATAGGAAAGGGAAGTATCTGCCTATTGTGGCAAAACACGCTTGTCGTTTACAAGGATTCCCGGATGATTTTAAATATCACCCGAGAGAGGAAGTTGCTAAAAAGCAGTTTGGAAATGCTGTTCCTGTGCCTGTGGTGGAGTTTGTAGCGAAGGAATTGTTAAAGGTTTTACTGATTTAA
- a CDS encoding DUF4149 domain-containing protein, which translates to MASYSNQWSKPLNWQLVVLATLGFWLSSSVVIDFVILPSLYASGMMAQEGFIGAGYLVFGIFNRLELLCAGLITTCFLVLHFYHHHLSKLIDRGSLILSGVLLTIALIYTYILTPQMSGFGLHLNLFDSGVSSLSNTMVAMQFGYWGLELAKLVIGAVLVRWCYREMRESLS; encoded by the coding sequence ATGGCTTCATACTCCAATCAATGGTCTAAGCCCCTGAACTGGCAGCTAGTTGTCCTAGCAACTCTAGGCTTTTGGCTCAGTAGCAGTGTCGTTATTGACTTTGTAATTCTTCCTAGTTTATATGCTTCTGGCATGATGGCACAAGAGGGATTTATCGGTGCGGGTTATCTAGTCTTCGGAATTTTTAACCGACTAGAATTGCTCTGTGCTGGATTAATTACAACTTGTTTTTTAGTGTTACATTTTTATCACCATCATCTCTCAAAATTGATTGACCGAGGCTCTTTAATTCTCTCTGGGGTTTTGTTAACGATTGCTCTCATTTATACCTACATTTTGACCCCCCAAATGAGCGGTTTCGGCTTACATCTCAATCTGTTTGATTCTGGAGTTAGTTCTCTCTCGAACACCATGGTTGCGATGCAGTTTGGCTATTGGGGTTTAGAATTGGCTAAACTCGTAATTGGTGCGGTTTTAGTTCGTTGGTGTTATCGAGAAATGCGCGAATCCTTGAGTTGA
- a CDS encoding DNA-directed RNA polymerase subunit omega, which produces MAKRLPFDSSEIMTRADELMNAASNRYRITVQVANRAKRRRYEDFESMDDPMMKPVIRAVIEMSDELTQPEIIGD; this is translated from the coding sequence ATGGCCAAGCGACTTCCTTTTGATTCTTCCGAAATCATGACCCGTGCTGATGAACTGATGAATGCCGCCTCCAATCGTTATCGGATTACGGTACAAGTGGCCAATCGGGCAAAACGCCGCCGTTATGAAGATTTTGAGAGTATGGACGACCCCATGATGAAACCCGTCATTCGGGCTGTGATTGAAATGTCCGATGAGTTAACCCAACCGGAGATTATTGGGGACTAA